The Chlamydiales bacterium genome contains the following window.
CATTCCGATATCCGACTCATAGACGAAGTCGACGAGCCAGTGAGAGCTTTTATCTTTTGTGCCGGGTTTAATCTGGAGGATGCGCAAGAAGAGAGTTTTAGGTTTGCGCAGACGTGGATCGCTTGAGAGGATGAATGGCGCGAGTAGATCCAGTTCATACGAGACAAAATAGGGTTCGCTCGCCTCGTCAATTACGCGTTCTGCCTGGTAGACATCCGGAAGCTTGCAATCGGGGGGCACCTCGTAGAATCCCTCGTCTTTTACGTAGGTGTAATCTCCAAAAATTTGGACAAGATCCTGGGTATACCCCTTTTTAAAGACGCTTTCTGGTTTTACGAGGATCTGATTCTTCTCATTGAAAGAGATTTTGAGTCCGAGCTTCTCCAGGGGAGTGTCATCACTAAAAAAGTTGGGGATCTGTTCGAGTTCTTCTACGTGGGTTGTGATAAAAGTGGAGATCTCTGGAGCGGGGACGCGCAGTCCGGCTCTAAGTCTTGCCCCTGTCCGGCCCGTGCGTTTTGCATAGAATCCTTTTCCTTTGATGTAGATCCACTCGCCGAAATCGGAGAGCTCTCCCTGCTCTTCGCCAAACTCCACACGTGTATCGAAGCGGAGGCTCTTGTCGGGCATGAGCGCATAGGATAGGTGAGACTCAAGGCTTGAGGGGTGGGTTTGAAAGCCCTCAAATGCTGCGAGCCAGTGGCGGTGGCGGCTGACAAAATCGGCGACGAGGGGTTTAGAAACAACTTTTTCCGCTCCCTCGAAAAAGAGGTTTTGAAGGAGGAAAAAGCCCTTGTTTTCTATGTAAACCCAAGGGCCAAAATAGACCGATGTTCTCTTCTGAAGATCGCCCGGCTCAAAGACGTAGCAGCGGATGTGCAGAGCGAGCTTATCGTCGAAGGAGAGCTCATACTGGGCATCGAGCTCTTCCAGAACGATTGAAGTGCCCACGAGGTGCTTCTTAACCAGCTTCGCGTGGCGCTGCAAAAAAATGGCGAGCCTCTGCTTGGGAACGATGCGCTCTTTAAGAAGAGGGTCGAGCTTTCCTGGATAGAAGCCTTTACGAGGGATGAAGAGCCACTCTCCCATTTCGATCCCCTCTCTTACCGACTCTTCTCCAGTAACCTCTTGATTCTCTCCTTTAAAATCTAAGATCATCTCCTGCTTTGCAGGATCGTAGGTCATCTTCTGAATGGTGCGATAGGAGTGCTCTGAGACGGTGAGCGGAGAGGTGACGGTAGCGAGGGCGGGAATGAGTTTTGGCCAGTTCATCTCTGCCAAGTAGAAGCCGAAGGTGAACTCTTTAAACTGGATTTCAATCCACTTTGGCAGGGTCTCATCGTCGTAAGTAAAATCGATCTTGTAGGGAGCTCCAGCGTCTTGCAGAAGCATCCACCATTTCGCTAGATCTGCCCAGAAGGAGAGCTCGTAGCGCAGCTTGGGAGTGGGTCTGCCCTGTTTCCACAGAGTGAGTTCAGTATGAGGAAGATTGGAAAATTTAAGGGAGGTCTCTTCCGTTTCAAGCGGGCGGTGAAAGAAGAGATCCTGCAGCTTCTTCTTTATCTTCTCGTTCGATGCTTTGATAAAAAAGAGCCTTTTCCCCGAGACTGAGTGCGCCTCAAAGCTCCCATTTTCAACTTTTAAGCAGTTGGACTCATACCCGTGCCGTTGACTTGCGATAAGAGCGAGCTGGTTCCAGAGGCTATCGCGAAAGCGCACGTGGAGGGGATCTGTATGGCCGCGAAAAATCAGCTCAGATGCGGCTGCAAGGTGCGCGCACGACTTCTTTTTTTCGGCTGCTTTGCATGTGCAAAAGCAGTCTAAAATTTTGCCGCTGTCATTGATGTGAAGAAATGGGGAGAAGGAGCCCTTCGTCTTGGGGCTAACCATCTCGATCTGATAGGTGCCGTCGGAAAAAAGAAAGCTGCGGATGCTCTTCTCATCGAGGAACTCCTTCGCCGCTTTAATCTCTGCCGCAGAAAACTGTGGGGCTTTAGCACTCATATTCACAAAATGCCTCGCCCCATCAATGATTTCAAATTGTTATTAGTCTAAGAATTTGCGAGGATCATGGTACTCATACCCTAGATCTTGCGCAACATAGGGATTGGTCACACGCCCTAAGCAGACATTTAACCCGAGCATCAGACCTGGATCTTCCTGAATCGCTTTTTTATACCCTTTAGAGGCGATCTTTAGCGCATAGGGAAGAGTTGCATTTGTAAGAGCTTGAGTTGCGGTTCTTGCGCAGCCGCCTGGCATGTTGGTCACGCAGTAGTGCACAACGCCATCTACCACATATGTAGGCTCCGAGTGGGTCGTAGGTCTTGCTGTCTCAACGCAGCCGCCCTGATCGATCGCCACGTCGACGATCACAGAGCCTGGCATCATCTTCTTTAACATCGCTTTGGTGACCAGTCTAGGAGCCAGTTTTCCTGGGACAAGAACCGCGCCGACAACGAGGTCTGCTTGGCTTATCGCCTCTTCGATCACTACTGGAGTAGAGTAGAGAGTTTTAAGAGCTGGGCCATAGATAGAGTCGAGTTCGCGCAGACGGTTTAAGTTCACATCGATGATCGAAACATCAGCGCCGAGGCCGAGGGCCATTCTCGCTGCCTGAGTTCCGACAATACCGCCGCCTAAAACGACGACTTTTCCTGGGGCCACACCTGGTACGCCGCCGAGGAGAACGCCTCTGCCGCCGCCAGCCATCTGTAGGGTTGTTGCGCCGACTTGAATTGCAATTCTTCCCGCGATCTCACTCATGGGGATGAGAAGAGGGAGGCGCTGCTGAGCGTCGGTTACTGTTTCGTAAGCGATTGCCACCACTTTTCTCTCAAGGAGGGCTTTTGTCTGTTCTGGATCAGGAGCGAGGTGGAGGTAACAGAAGAGGAGCTGTCCTTCTTTCAGGAGGGGGAATTCGCTCTGCTGAGGCTCTTTCACTTTGATGATCATTTCGGCGGTATAGAGCTCTTTTGCGCTGGATACGATCTTTGCACCAGCTTTCTTATACATCTCATCGGTGAAGCCGATCGCATTACCAGCCTGTGTTTGCACCCAGACTTCATGGCCTGCTCCGATGAGGATCTTCACCATTTCTGGAGTTGCGCCTACTCGGTACTCGTGATTCTTAATCTCTTTTGGGATCCCAATAATCATGGATAGCTCCTTCCAGTTTCAAATTTTCCCTCAAAGATTAGCTCAGCTGGCCCCTTCAGTTCCACGCCTTTTTCTTTTAGCTCTGTTTCAAAAATGACTTTTGACAGAGTTTGGACTTTTAATTTACGCGGGGCTGAAAGCTTTTTGGATGCGATAAATGCTGCTGCGACTGCGGCCGTTCCGCAAGCCTGCGTCTCCCCTTCAACGCCTCGCTCATAGGTGCGCACAAGGAGCAGCCCCTTTTCTAGGTGAGGCTGAACGAAGGTCACATTGGTTCCGCCTGGGAAGAATTGAGGATCGTGGCGGACCCTTCTCCCAACTCCATCGACTTCAACTTCATGAATGTCTTTGACAAGATGCAGGGCGTGCGGAACTCCGCTATCTACCAGATCAAAGAGCCTCTCTTGAACAAGGAGGTCGCGTGAGATGAGTTGTGGAATCGGGTGGAGGACCGAGATTAACTCTCCCTCCTCTTGAGTGCACAAAAGGGTTGAGGCCATGGTTTCGATTTCGGCTCTCTTTTCACAAGCGTTTATGCTGCGAGCGAAGTGAAAAAGACAGCGGATACCATTGCCGCACATCTCAGCCTCTCCGCCGTCGGCGTTGAAGATGCGCATCCTGATCTGGGCTTTTTGAGAGGGTTGGAGAAGGATGAGACCATCGGCTCCGATGCCAGTGTGCCGATTGCAGAGGCGCGAAATCAGCTCTTTTTCGAGCAGAGGAAACCTCTGCTCGCGATCATCCACGACGATAAAGTCATTTCCCGCTCCATGATATTTGGAAAAGGAAATCATCGTGGTTAGATTTCTTTATACGAGAGGACGATCTTGTCTAAGAGGCCGAATTTTAATGCCTCTTCTGCGCTCATCCAAGTGTCTCTATCGAGCGCTTTTTCGATCGTCTTAGCGTCTTTGCCGGTTGCATCGACATAGACATCGACAATTGCCGCGCGTGTTTTAAGTAGTTCTTTTGCCTGGATATCGAGATCTGTTGCCTGCCCTCTTACAACAGCGTGAATAGAAGGCTGGTGAATCATGATGCGCGAGTTTGGCGTTGCAAAACGTCTTCCTGGTGCAGCGCAGAGGCTCAGGATCGAACCCATGGAAGCTGCAAGGCCGGTTACAAGCGTTGTAACAGGGGAGGTGATCATCTTCACCTGATCCCAGACAGCAAAGCCCGCATCGATCGACCCGCCTGGAGAGTTGATGACGAAAAGAATAGGCTTGCCTGGATCGATGAGTTCTAGATACCAGAGGCGTCGAATCGCATTATTTGCGCTCTTCTCATCCACCGCTTCGCAGAAAAAGATGCGGCGCTCTTTAAGCAGAGCCTCATCGATCTTATCCT
Protein-coding sequences here:
- a CDS encoding DEAD/DEAH box helicase, whose translation is MSAKAPQFSAAEIKAAKEFLDEKSIRSFLFSDGTYQIEMVSPKTKGSFSPFLHINDSGKILDCFCTCKAAEKKKSCAHLAAASELIFRGHTDPLHVRFRDSLWNQLALIASQRHGYESNCLKVENGSFEAHSVSGKRLFFIKASNEKIKKKLQDLFFHRPLETEETSLKFSNLPHTELTLWKQGRPTPKLRYELSFWADLAKWWMLLQDAGAPYKIDFTYDDETLPKWIEIQFKEFTFGFYLAEMNWPKLIPALATVTSPLTVSEHSYRTIQKMTYDPAKQEMILDFKGENQEVTGEESVREGIEMGEWLFIPRKGFYPGKLDPLLKERIVPKQRLAIFLQRHAKLVKKHLVGTSIVLEELDAQYELSFDDKLALHIRCYVFEPGDLQKRTSVYFGPWVYIENKGFFLLQNLFFEGAEKVVSKPLVADFVSRHRHWLAAFEGFQTHPSSLESHLSYALMPDKSLRFDTRVEFGEEQGELSDFGEWIYIKGKGFYAKRTGRTGARLRAGLRVPAPEISTFITTHVEELEQIPNFFSDDTPLEKLGLKISFNEKNQILVKPESVFKKGYTQDLVQIFGDYTYVKDEGFYEVPPDCKLPDVYQAERVIDEASEPYFVSYELDLLAPFILSSDPRLRKPKTLFLRILQIKPGTKDKSSHWLVDFVYESDIGMTSVYEVWNGIAENKRYIFTGAGLIFLRQLRFAWLKGLPKKRWLKGGERLKISTLEWLKLSVSEEIRDPEGTSKEAKSSRKVLEEFRSFQTHELVNLEGFQSRLRPYQEIGVRWLWFLYCHGLSGLLCDEMGLGKTHQAMGLLAAIYNAEVKDEKDRKKHLVVCPTSVIYHWEDLLKRFLPHFRVSVYHGQGRKLENGYDLLLTSYGTLRSEKKPLAKIDFEVAVFDEIQSAKNPQSQTHRALKEISSQMRLGLTGTPIENRLLELKALFDLVVPHYLPGEAIFKEQFISPIEKSQDPEKKFVLARLIKPFIMRRKKSEVLLELPEKIEEIAYCPLSDEQRKLYRETVAARKAAIEKELSESSKPVPLVHIFSLISSLKQICDHPALFADNVAEYHKHSSGKWALFVELLDEIRDSGQKVVVFSQYLGMLDMIEAYLKEKKIGFAGIRGSTRNRKEQLDRFRDDPKCEVFVASLQAAGVGVDLVSASVVIHYDRWWNPARENQATDRVHRIGQKRGVQVFKMVTKGTIEEHIHQLIERKLTLMEGVVGFDEHDQIKGLDREELQELLRLMEPTH
- the ald gene encoding alanine dehydrogenase, translating into MIIGIPKEIKNHEYRVGATPEMVKILIGAGHEVWVQTQAGNAIGFTDEMYKKAGAKIVSSAKELYTAEMIIKVKEPQQSEFPLLKEGQLLFCYLHLAPDPEQTKALLERKVVAIAYETVTDAQQRLPLLIPMSEIAGRIAIQVGATTLQMAGGGRGVLLGGVPGVAPGKVVVLGGGIVGTQAARMALGLGADVSIIDVNLNRLRELDSIYGPALKTLYSTPVVIEEAISQADLVVGAVLVPGKLAPRLVTKAMLKKMMPGSVIVDVAIDQGGCVETARPTTHSEPTYVVDGVVHYCVTNMPGGCARTATQALTNATLPYALKIASKGYKKAIQEDPGLMLGLNVCLGRVTNPYVAQDLGYEYHDPRKFLD
- a CDS encoding diaminopimelate epimerase — encoded protein: MISFSKYHGAGNDFIVVDDREQRFPLLEKELISRLCNRHTGIGADGLILLQPSQKAQIRMRIFNADGGEAEMCGNGIRCLFHFARSINACEKRAEIETMASTLLCTQEEGELISVLHPIPQLISRDLLVQERLFDLVDSGVPHALHLVKDIHEVEVDGVGRRVRHDPQFFPGGTNVTFVQPHLEKGLLLVRTYERGVEGETQACGTAAVAAAFIASKKLSAPRKLKVQTLSKVIFETELKEKGVELKGPAELIFEGKFETGRSYP
- a CDS encoding ATP-dependent Clp protease proteolytic subunit, coding for MPRAHEESEVNLKKPSSVEDKIDEALLKERRIFFCEAVDEKSANNAIRRLWYLELIDPGKPILFVINSPGGSIDAGFAVWDQVKMITSPVTTLVTGLAASMGSILSLCAAPGRRFATPNSRIMIHQPSIHAVVRGQATDLDIQAKELLKTRAAIVDVYVDATGKDAKTIEKALDRDTWMSAEEALKFGLLDKIVLSYKEI